In Catharus ustulatus isolate bCatUst1 chromosome 28, bCatUst1.pri.v2, whole genome shotgun sequence, one DNA window encodes the following:
- the PDZD3 gene encoding Na(+)/H(+) exchange regulatory cofactor NHE-RF4 — protein sequence MSIIKFEFNPKVGIDNPALTLTEDTDGEGVGEPRFYLLTKENTETFGFCLHEELVCPGHIIRQIEMGGVAQRRGLQDGDRLLQVNGHFVDDMDHLRVVQKIKASGNQVLLAVLDGDSYEAAKSLGRDLSQMLPDDIRPRLCHVTRDKSGFGFSVSCPEGTKGTFQLSVLQDGPADRAGVPPGSWLLELNGDSVKSYSHTQLTRKLKQSGNKVTLLVASSAVEEFYRLRGLRVTAALADTSRLPFKVRELHLVKGPAGYGFLLKEDDCSSGGVGQFLWDVDAGLPAEQAGMKEGDRVLAVNGESIEGLDHEQTVDRIRAREDQVTLLVIDPAADEFYHSIGLSPLQFFEDSDPASGSCTPSPPSRSGSPALCDVEVAPKGPMSWLMAAANSIEIIQSQRQEEHTKLCQAF from the exons ATGTCCATCAT aaaatttgaatttaacCCCAAAGTTGGGATCGACAACCCTGCCTTGACACTGACTGAGGACACGG ACGGTGAGGGAGTGGGGGAGCCCCGCTTCTACCTCCTGACCAAGGAGAACACAGAGACCTTCGGCTTCTGCCTGCATGAGGAGCTGGTCTGCCCTGGCCACATCATCCGGCAGATTGAGATGGGGGGGGTGGCCCAGCGCAGGGGGCTGCAGGACGGGGACCGGCTGCTCCAGGTCAATGGTCACTTTGTGGACGACATGGACCACCTCAGG GTGGTGCAGAAGATCAAGGCCAGTGGGAACCAGGTCCTGCTGGCCGTGCTGGACGGTGACTCCTACGAAGCAGCCAagtccctgggcagggacctGTCCCAGATGCTGCCGGATGACATCCGCCCGCGCCTCTGCCACGTCACCAGGGACAAAAGTGGCTTTGGCTTCAGTGTGTCGTGTCCAGAAG gcacCAAGGGCACCTTCCAGCTGTCGGTGCTGCAGGACGGGCCAGCGGACAGAGCAGGGGTGCCACcgggctcctggctgctggagctcaACGGGGACAGCGTCAAGAGCTACTCCCACACACAGCTCACCAGAAAG CTCAAGCAGAGTGGCAACAaggtgacactgctggtggCATCCAGCGCCGTGGAGGAGTTTTATCGCCTGCGGGGCCTGCGGGTCACGGCTGCCTTGGCAGACACCTCCAGGCTGCCCTTCAAGGTCCGGGAGCTGCACCTGGTGAAGGGTCCTGCTGGCTACGGGTTCCTGCTCAAGGAGGATGACTGCAGCTCGGGGGGAGTAG gcCAGTTCCTGTGGGATGTGGATGCGGGGCTGCCggctgagcaggcagggatgaaggAAGGGGACCGGGTGCTGGCAGTGAACGGGGAGAGCATCGAGGGGCTGGACCACGAGCAGACCGTGGACAGGATCCGCGCCCGCGAGGACCAGGTGACGCTGCTGGTCATCGACCCCGCTGCTGATGAGTTCTATCACTCG ATCGGGCTGTCCCCCCTGCAGTTCTTTGAGGACAGTGACCCCGCCTCAGGCTCCTGCACGCCCTCCCCGCCCTCTCGGAGTGGCTCCCCTGCACTCTGTGATGTGGAGGTGGCACCCAAGGGACCCATGTCCTGGCTGATGGCTGCTGCCAACAGTATAGAGATCATACAG agcCAGCGCCAGGAGGAACACACGAAGCTGTGCCAGGCATTCTAA